One Glutamicibacter halophytocola DNA segment encodes these proteins:
- a CDS encoding alpha/beta hydrolase, with protein sequence MPSPAPDAPDQDPAPDGTTKKSLWRRKWMIALLSVSALLVAALATALIWASSSYPANAERLEKVQSDAHLAYEDLGDAIRIKPSDDPTGQGLIFFPGAKVEPQAYASLLAEAADHGVTVIIVKPPLNIALLQLGNLDSFMALAPEVDTWAVGGHSMGGVKACQFADDPQVSSLLLFASYCASTEVSDHPGLDVLALYGDRDEVINRQEVENFELQFSENASSATLNGVTHAQFGDYGLQPGDGTALVSISEAHQLISGRFLPFLLDR encoded by the coding sequence ATGCCTTCACCAGCTCCCGACGCCCCCGATCAAGATCCCGCACCGGATGGAACAACCAAAAAGTCCCTTTGGCGCCGCAAGTGGATGATAGCGCTCCTCTCCGTATCGGCGCTGCTCGTCGCAGCCCTGGCCACTGCGTTAATTTGGGCGTCGTCAAGCTATCCTGCCAACGCCGAGCGCCTGGAGAAGGTGCAATCCGACGCGCACCTCGCTTATGAAGACCTTGGCGACGCAATCAGAATCAAGCCCTCCGATGATCCCACCGGGCAAGGCCTGATCTTCTTTCCCGGAGCCAAGGTCGAACCCCAGGCCTACGCATCACTGCTCGCGGAAGCAGCTGATCACGGAGTCACCGTCATCATCGTCAAACCGCCTCTGAACATTGCTCTGCTCCAGCTTGGAAATCTCGACAGCTTCATGGCCCTCGCACCAGAAGTCGATACCTGGGCTGTTGGCGGCCACAGCATGGGCGGAGTCAAAGCGTGCCAATTCGCGGACGATCCGCAGGTGTCTAGCCTGCTGCTCTTCGCCTCGTACTGCGCTTCCACTGAGGTATCGGATCATCCGGGCCTCGATGTGCTTGCCTTGTATGGCGACCGGGACGAAGTCATCAACCGGCAAGAAGTCGAGAACTTCGAACTCCAATTTTCCGAGAATGCCAGCAGCGCCACGCTGAACGGCGTGACCCACGCACAGTTTGGCGACTACGGCCTCCAGCCAGGTGATGGCACGGCATTGGTTTCAATATCCGAAGCCCACCAGTTGATCTCCGGGCGTTTCCTCCCCTTCCTGCTAGACCGTTAG
- a CDS encoding copper amine oxidase: MLSNLLSKSLTGLGLAVAVTLLAGCQNAAPPATTQSSNSASPQEQGSCREGSQALSKDMTSGATWSMCFSVDPKLGMVLSDIAFAPPASEPIKLISSMSLAQLEVPYDDGGRSTSDITTAGFGGPNMHSLTEIECAGELKKHPIPTIGDGTKFGTIEERPVLCSDMVDAGLSYRSAEVGELLAKRKDDWQLSTISKVGWYEYINQITFGADGTIRPSLGATGDLSPADYSDAEHGSAVGSGEHDHASSHSHNAVWKIDWALGGDTGQKIEQYDSKPTGKEGEHSPIVEGEYSTISTPATAKWTDKRWWKVSAPKLLNEDGHEMSYEISMGKTDSFTFIDDQRNHEHSDDGDDSIGYDVAFTNADECQIYATYNRGTCGRGVLDYVQKQKDEKLDDMVSWVAVGYHHVPRDEEQSPMEVHWQGFNLIPRDLTAQRLDVPESRQDLNGKPQDWDGQMPPEEQDAS; this comes from the coding sequence GTGCTCAGCAATTTACTTTCGAAATCATTGACCGGCCTGGGCCTTGCCGTGGCCGTGACGCTTCTGGCCGGCTGCCAGAATGCCGCCCCGCCTGCCACGACCCAGTCCTCGAATTCCGCTTCGCCCCAGGAACAGGGGAGCTGCCGGGAAGGAAGCCAAGCGCTATCCAAGGACATGACCAGTGGCGCCACCTGGTCGATGTGCTTCTCCGTTGATCCCAAGCTCGGCATGGTCTTGAGCGACATTGCCTTCGCCCCACCGGCCAGCGAGCCGATCAAGCTGATCAGCTCGATGTCGCTGGCCCAGCTGGAAGTGCCCTATGACGACGGAGGCCGTTCCACTTCGGATATCACCACCGCCGGATTCGGCGGGCCGAATATGCATTCGCTGACGGAGATCGAATGCGCAGGTGAGCTGAAGAAGCATCCGATTCCCACCATCGGCGATGGCACGAAGTTCGGCACCATCGAGGAGCGCCCGGTGCTCTGCAGCGACATGGTCGATGCGGGACTGTCCTATCGCTCGGCGGAGGTCGGCGAATTGCTGGCCAAGCGCAAGGACGACTGGCAGCTGTCAACTATTTCAAAGGTCGGCTGGTACGAATACATCAACCAGATCACCTTCGGTGCCGATGGCACCATCCGCCCCTCGCTGGGCGCTACCGGCGACCTTTCCCCGGCGGACTACAGCGATGCCGAGCACGGCAGCGCTGTTGGCAGCGGCGAGCACGACCACGCTTCCAGCCACTCGCACAATGCAGTCTGGAAAATCGACTGGGCCCTGGGCGGGGATACCGGTCAGAAGATCGAGCAGTACGACTCCAAGCCAACCGGCAAGGAAGGGGAGCATTCACCGATCGTTGAAGGCGAGTACTCGACGATTTCGACCCCTGCCACGGCCAAGTGGACCGACAAGCGCTGGTGGAAGGTCTCGGCGCCAAAGCTGCTCAACGAAGATGGGCATGAGATGTCCTATGAAATCAGCATGGGCAAAACCGACAGCTTCACCTTCATCGACGACCAGCGCAACCACGAGCACTCGGATGATGGCGATGACAGCATCGGCTACGATGTTGCCTTTACCAATGCGGATGAATGCCAGATATACGCCACCTATAACCGCGGCACCTGCGGGCGCGGAGTGCTGGACTATGTCCAGAAACAGAAAGATGAGAAGCTCGATGACATGGTTTCCTGGGTCGCCGTGGGCTACCACCATGTGCCCCGGGACGAGGAGCAGTCGCCCATGGAAGTGCACTGGCAGGGCTTCAACCTGATTCCGCGGGACCTGACGGCCCAACGCCTGGACGTGCCCGAAAGCCGGCAGGATCTCAACGGCAAGCCGCAGGACTGGGACGGGCAGATGCCGCCCGAGGAGCAGGACGCCTCTTGA
- a CDS encoding COX15/CtaA family protein, with protein MSNRPPLATTVKNPASLARRLRLPTRLDRKVTVLAWCSFVAQVLVIATGGAVRLTSSGLGCPTWPLCTLESLVNTPEMGIHGLIEFGNRTLTELVGGLALALLLCVFQLRAQRKDLYILASSVLVGVMAQALVGGITVLTGLNPFIVGFHYLASLTLVCLSALFVDLLGAGARTPASLASPRWLKNSLWATASLTAVTVVLGVLTTGAGPHSGDAAAGRNGFDAVILQHVHAWPSYLLIVMTLLLALVLHSKKHESWKWAALLVAIQAMQAALGIFQARNGLPELAVGFHMVLASLLAATTAVIFVRTQGYLMSQSQQA; from the coding sequence ATGTCGAATCGGCCTCCCCTCGCCACCACCGTGAAGAATCCCGCATCCCTGGCGCGCAGGTTGCGCCTGCCCACGCGCCTCGATCGCAAGGTCACCGTGCTTGCCTGGTGCTCGTTCGTGGCCCAAGTACTGGTTATCGCAACCGGTGGCGCCGTGCGCCTGACCTCCTCCGGCCTCGGCTGCCCTACTTGGCCCTTGTGCACTCTGGAATCACTGGTGAATACTCCTGAAATGGGCATCCACGGGTTGATCGAATTCGGGAACAGGACCCTGACCGAACTGGTTGGAGGGCTAGCCCTAGCCCTCCTCTTATGCGTTTTCCAGCTCAGAGCGCAGCGCAAGGACCTGTACATCCTGGCCAGCTCGGTACTCGTGGGCGTCATGGCGCAAGCACTGGTCGGAGGAATCACGGTCCTCACCGGACTGAACCCGTTCATCGTCGGATTCCACTACCTCGCATCCCTCACCTTGGTCTGCCTCAGTGCGCTCTTCGTAGACCTGCTGGGCGCCGGAGCAAGAACCCCCGCGAGCCTTGCATCTCCGCGATGGCTGAAAAATAGCCTGTGGGCCACCGCCAGCCTCACCGCCGTGACGGTCGTCCTCGGTGTGCTCACTACCGGAGCCGGGCCTCACTCAGGGGATGCGGCGGCAGGAAGGAATGGATTCGATGCGGTGATTCTCCAGCACGTCCATGCCTGGCCGAGCTACCTGCTCATCGTGATGACGCTGCTCCTGGCCCTGGTCTTGCACTCGAAGAAGCATGAATCATGGAAGTGGGCGGCTCTCCTGGTGGCCATCCAGGCCATGCAAGCAGCCTTGGGCATCTTCCAGGCCAGAAATGGCTTGCCTGAACTGGCCGTGGGATTCCACATGGTTCTGGCATCTCTTCTGGCGGCCACAACAGCCGTCATCTTCGTCCGCACCCAGGGGTACCTGATGTCCCAAAGCCAGCAGGCCTAG